The following are encoded together in the Aciduricibacillus chroicocephali genome:
- a CDS encoding YlaN family protein, whose amino-acid sequence MITEATEKHREKACALLMADAEKILRLIEVQIENLTMPQCPLYEEVLDTQMYGLSREIDFAVRLGLVEESKGKEILDNLEKQLNILHEAAQHSL is encoded by the coding sequence ATGATAACCGAGGCAACTGAAAAACATCGTGAAAAAGCCTGCGCCCTTCTTATGGCAGATGCCGAAAAAATCCTGAGATTGATTGAAGTTCAGATTGAGAACTTGACTATGCCTCAATGCCCTCTGTATGAAGAGGTGCTTGATACTCAAATGTATGGACTTTCAAGGGAAATCGACTTTGCTGTAAGGCTCGGACTTGTCGAAGAAAGTAAAGGCAAGGAAATTCTCGATAACCTTGAGAAACAGCTTAATATACTGCATGAAGCAGCACAGCACTCTCTCTAA
- a CDS encoding YlaH-like family protein, with amino-acid sequence MNFLYDWVVNTFPGQVFWTYYVLNLIFAAIAYKLGFARELPWQKSIIVYLLLAVGNFILAVFSIMKLPITESLIIISLILGMYRYRLHKERSAKGNEA; translated from the coding sequence ATGAACTTTCTATATGATTGGGTCGTCAACACATTTCCAGGTCAAGTTTTCTGGACATATTATGTTTTAAATCTTATTTTTGCAGCAATTGCGTATAAGCTTGGTTTTGCGAGGGAATTGCCTTGGCAAAAAAGTATCATTGTTTACCTGCTTCTAGCTGTTGGAAACTTTATCCTTGCAGTCTTTAGCATTATGAAATTGCCGATTACAGAGAGCCTTATCATCATATCTCTTATATTAGGGATGTACAGATACCGCCTTCATAAGGAACGCTCTGCAAAAGGAAACGAAGCTTAA
- the pyc gene encoding pyruvate carboxylase: MAETREIKKVLVANRGEIAIRVFRACTELNIRTVAIYSKEDSGSYHRYKADEAYLIGEGKKPIDAYLDIEGIIELAKSVDVDAIHPGYGFLSENIQFARRCEEEGIIFIGPTSTHLDMFGDKVKAREQAIKAGLPVIPGSDGPVESLEEAKEFGEKHGYPLMIKASLGGGGRGMRVVRSADEISEAYDRAKGEAKAAFGDDEVYVEKLLENIKHIEVQIIGDKHGNVIHLFERDCSVQRRHQKVVEIAPSISLSEDLRDRINNAAVKLMKNVDYINAGTVEFLVSENDFYFIEVNPRVQVEHTITEMITGFDIVQTQLKVAQGENLHGKSIGIPEQDKITTNGYAIQSRVTTEDPLNGFMPDTGRILAYRSGGGFGVRLDAGNGFQGSVISPHYDSLLVKLSTWGLTFEQAAQKMLRNLKEFRIRGIKTNIPFIENVVTHEKFLTGQYNTTFIDQTPELFEYPKSRDRATKILNYLGTTTVNGFPGIEKAKKPVFDKPRFPQTSGKEIREGAKQLLDKEGPEAVAKWVKSESDVLLTDTTFRDAHQSLLATRVRSKDLLAIAEPTAKLLPDLFSVEMWGGATFDVSYRFLLEDPWKRLIEMRKKMPNVLFQMLLRASNAVGYKNYPDNLIKKFVEKSAETGIDVFRIFDSLNWLQGMIPAINAVRESNKIAEVALCYTGDILDKGRTKYDVDYYVTMAKELEKAGAHILGLKDMAGLLKPEAAYQLITALKDAVDLPIHLHSHDTSGNGVMMYSRAIDAGVDILDIANGPMSGSTSQPSAQSLYYALEGKDRKLKADINGFNELAGYWEDVREYYQEFESGMKAPHTEVYFHEMPGGQYSNLQQQAKGVGLGDRWDEVKTMFRRVNDMFGDIVKVTPSSKIVGDMALFMVQNNLTEEDVYEKGMSIDFPDSVVEFFQGYIGQPYQGFPEKLQRIVLKSKEAITVRPGELLEPINFDELKVELEKIMETEPTEFDLIAYALYPKVFKDYIANTKIFGDISTVDTPSFFYGMKLGEEIEVEIEKGKTLIIKLISISEARSDATRVVFFELNGQPREIEVKDASIKSNVVAKVKADPTNDKHIAATMPGTVVKVLVEKGDKVKQGDYLLITEAMKMETTVQAPYEGVVKDIHVKNADAITVNDLLIEFE; the protein is encoded by the coding sequence ATGGCTGAAACAAGAGAAATCAAAAAGGTACTAGTAGCAAACCGAGGCGAGATTGCAATCCGTGTTTTCCGTGCATGCACTGAGCTAAACATCCGTACCGTTGCAATCTACTCAAAAGAAGATTCTGGGTCTTATCATCGCTATAAAGCGGATGAGGCTTATCTGATTGGTGAAGGCAAGAAGCCGATTGATGCTTACCTTGATATTGAAGGCATCATTGAACTTGCGAAAAGTGTCGATGTAGATGCAATTCACCCTGGCTATGGTTTCCTTTCAGAGAATATCCAGTTTGCTCGCCGCTGTGAAGAAGAAGGCATCATCTTCATTGGTCCTACAAGCACACACCTTGATATGTTCGGGGACAAAGTAAAAGCACGTGAACAGGCAATCAAAGCTGGTCTTCCTGTAATTCCAGGTAGTGACGGTCCTGTAGAATCACTTGAAGAAGCTAAGGAATTCGGTGAGAAGCACGGTTACCCACTTATGATTAAAGCATCATTGGGTGGCGGCGGACGCGGTATGCGTGTTGTTCGCAGTGCTGATGAAATTTCCGAAGCTTATGACCGTGCGAAAGGTGAAGCGAAGGCTGCCTTCGGCGATGATGAAGTATATGTTGAGAAGTTGCTAGAAAACATTAAGCATATTGAAGTTCAGATTATTGGTGATAAGCATGGAAATGTTATACACCTATTTGAACGTGACTGTTCAGTTCAGCGCCGTCACCAGAAGGTAGTTGAAATTGCTCCAAGTATTTCACTATCTGAAGACTTGCGTGATCGCATTAACAATGCTGCGGTAAAGTTGATGAAAAATGTCGACTATATCAACGCAGGTACTGTTGAATTCCTTGTAAGTGAAAATGATTTCTACTTCATTGAAGTAAACCCACGTGTTCAGGTTGAGCATACAATCACTGAAATGATCACTGGTTTCGATATTGTTCAGACACAGTTGAAAGTTGCTCAAGGCGAGAACTTGCATGGTAAGTCAATCGGTATTCCTGAACAGGACAAAATTACAACAAATGGTTATGCGATTCAGTCCCGTGTAACGACTGAAGATCCACTTAACGGATTCATGCCTGATACAGGACGCATTCTTGCTTACCGTTCGGGTGGCGGTTTTGGTGTACGTCTTGACGCAGGAAATGGTTTCCAAGGTTCTGTAATTTCCCCACACTACGATTCTTTGCTAGTTAAATTATCTACATGGGGTCTTACATTCGAGCAGGCTGCACAGAAGATGCTGCGTAACTTGAAAGAGTTCCGTATTCGCGGAATTAAGACAAATATTCCGTTCATCGAGAATGTTGTAACACATGAGAAGTTCCTTACAGGTCAATACAATACAACATTTATTGATCAGACACCTGAGTTGTTCGAATATCCTAAGTCCCGCGACAGAGCTACTAAGATCTTGAACTATCTTGGTACAACTACTGTCAATGGCTTCCCGGGTATTGAAAAAGCGAAGAAACCGGTATTTGACAAGCCGCGATTCCCACAGACTTCCGGCAAGGAAATCCGTGAAGGTGCCAAGCAGCTTCTAGACAAGGAAGGTCCTGAAGCAGTTGCGAAATGGGTAAAAAGCGAGAGCGATGTTCTTCTTACTGATACGACATTCCGTGACGCTCACCAGTCATTGCTAGCGACTCGTGTACGTTCTAAAGACCTTCTAGCTATTGCGGAACCAACTGCAAAACTTCTTCCTGATCTATTCTCAGTTGAAATGTGGGGCGGTGCTACATTTGACGTTTCCTATCGTTTCCTTCTAGAAGATCCTTGGAAGCGCCTGATTGAAATGCGCAAGAAAATGCCGAACGTTCTATTCCAAATGTTGTTGCGTGCAAGCAACGCGGTAGGATATAAGAACTACCCAGATAACCTTATCAAGAAGTTTGTTGAAAAGAGTGCTGAAACAGGCATCGACGTATTCCGTATTTTTGACAGCTTGAACTGGCTTCAAGGAATGATTCCTGCAATCAATGCTGTTCGTGAAAGCAATAAGATTGCCGAAGTTGCACTTTGCTACACTGGCGATATCCTTGATAAAGGACGTACAAAGTACGATGTCGACTACTATGTAACAATGGCGAAAGAGCTTGAAAAAGCAGGCGCCCACATCCTTGGTTTGAAAGATATGGCCGGGTTGCTCAAGCCTGAAGCAGCATACCAGCTTATTACAGCTTTGAAAGATGCAGTTGATCTTCCAATTCACTTGCATTCCCATGATACAAGCGGTAATGGTGTCATGATGTACTCTCGTGCGATTGATGCAGGAGTTGACATTCTTGACATTGCAAACGGACCAATGTCAGGTTCAACTTCACAGCCTAGCGCGCAGTCTCTATACTATGCACTTGAAGGCAAAGATCGCAAGTTGAAAGCTGATATTAATGGTTTCAACGAACTTGCCGGTTATTGGGAAGATGTTCGTGAATATTACCAGGAATTCGAAAGTGGAATGAAAGCTCCACATACGGAAGTTTACTTCCACGAAATGCCAGGTGGTCAGTACAGCAACTTGCAACAGCAAGCTAAAGGTGTTGGACTTGGCGATCGCTGGGATGAAGTCAAGACTATGTTCCGCCGTGTTAATGACATGTTCGGCGATATCGTTAAAGTAACTCCATCTTCCAAAATTGTTGGTGACATGGCATTGTTCATGGTACAAAACAACTTGACTGAAGAAGATGTATACGAAAAAGGTATGTCCATTGACTTCCCGGATTCAGTTGTTGAATTCTTCCAAGGTTATATCGGCCAACCTTACCAAGGCTTCCCTGAAAAGCTTCAGAGAATCGTCTTGAAGAGCAAAGAAGCAATTACTGTTCGTCCTGGAGAACTTCTTGAGCCGATTAACTTCGATGAACTCAAAGTTGAACTTGAGAAAATCATGGAGACTGAACCAACTGAATTTGATTTGATTGCCTATGCTTTGTATCCTAAAGTGTTCAAAGACTATATCGCTAACACGAAGATCTTTGGTGACATTTCCACAGTGGATACTCCTTCATTCTTCTATGGCATGAAGCTTGGCGAAGAAATCGAAGTAGAAATCGAGAAAGGGAAGACGCTTATCATCAAGCTCATCTCCATTTCCGAAGCACGCTCCGATGCAACGCGTGTAGTATTCTTCGAGTTGAACGGTCAGCCTCGTGAAATTGAAGTGAAAGATGCAAGCATCAAGTCTAATGTCGTAGCTAAAGTCAAAGCTGATCCGACAAATGACAAGCATATCGCTGCAACAATGCCAGGAACAGTTGTTAAAGTTCTAGTTGAAAAAGGCGATAAAGTCAAACAAGGCGACTATTTGTTGATCACAGAAGCCATGAAGATGGAAACAACTGTACAAGCACCATATGAAGGTGTTGTTAAAGATATTCACGTTAAAAATGCTGATGCCATTACAGTTAATGATTTGCTAATCGAGTTCGAATAA
- a CDS encoding inositol monophosphatase family protein, which produces MKAEIRNSLYEQAKEWILEAGARIRKQMRDPLVISIKSNPQDLVTTVDEETERFLAGKIRELYPDHHLISEEGFGDNLNSMKGTVWLIDPIDGTTNFIHQRRNFAISAGIYHDGIGEIGLIYDVMGDCLYSAKKGEGAFKNEERLPQLREGAMLERSVLAMNNKWLIPNPVVQVEKMEELIRTVRATRTYGSAALEFAYVAEGIVDGYMTIQLSPWDIAAGIIIVNEVGGVTTNVFGEHVDILKKNSILVCNKKIHGRIVNDFILEGKK; this is translated from the coding sequence ATGAAAGCTGAAATACGGAACAGTCTTTACGAACAAGCGAAAGAGTGGATTCTAGAAGCTGGTGCAAGAATACGAAAACAGATGCGTGATCCGCTCGTTATTTCCATAAAGTCCAATCCACAGGACCTTGTAACAACAGTGGATGAAGAGACAGAAAGATTCCTGGCCGGCAAAATTCGAGAGCTCTATCCGGATCATCATTTGATTAGTGAAGAAGGATTTGGCGATAATTTAAATTCAATGAAAGGTACAGTATGGCTCATTGACCCGATTGACGGGACGACTAATTTTATTCACCAACGTCGGAATTTTGCGATATCAGCTGGTATTTATCATGACGGGATCGGCGAAATCGGTTTGATTTATGATGTCATGGGGGATTGTCTTTACAGTGCAAAAAAAGGTGAAGGCGCCTTCAAAAATGAAGAACGTCTTCCACAGCTGCGTGAAGGTGCTATGCTTGAACGCTCAGTCTTGGCAATGAATAATAAATGGCTGATTCCGAATCCGGTTGTACAAGTTGAGAAGATGGAGGAATTAATCCGTACTGTCCGTGCAACACGTACATATGGTTCAGCGGCACTTGAATTTGCCTATGTTGCGGAGGGAATTGTCGATGGTTATATGACTATACAGTTGTCTCCATGGGATATTGCTGCAGGCATCATCATTGTTAATGAAGTTGGCGGTGTCACAACAAATGTATTCGGAGAGCATGTTGATATTCTGAAGAAGAATTCCATACTCGTTTGCAATAAAAAAATTCATGGCCGTATCGTCAACGATTTTATTTTAGAAGGAAAAAAATAG
- a CDS encoding COX15/CtaA family protein, with protein sequence MLRKLKVTSVVATIGMTLILMGGALVTKTGSADGCGRSWPLCNGKFMPTNVTPELLIELSHRLVSGVVSIAVLLLCFWTWKQLPHIREARFLSLISISFLLVQALIGAAAVMWGQSKFILAAHFGISLISFASVFLLTLLIFEVDKKFDASKLIIRKSHRIEIYCLMAYTLIAVYTGALVRHAKANLVCGGWPFCNNAAPFAFNSYNHLQWIQMGHRLAALLLFIWTLSFYIRVRRTYQNQMTMKRGWQITFLLICMQVVFGALIIFSQLNLGIALMHALVISCYFGMISYFVLLSERSAYYEKKANAPQYEEAQQA encoded by the coding sequence ATGTTAAGAAAACTAAAAGTAACTTCTGTTGTTGCAACAATTGGGATGACACTTATTCTCATGGGTGGTGCCCTTGTCACAAAAACAGGTTCTGCGGACGGCTGCGGCAGAAGTTGGCCTCTTTGCAATGGCAAATTCATGCCTACGAACGTTACTCCCGAACTATTAATCGAGCTAAGCCATAGACTTGTTTCCGGAGTGGTATCCATCGCAGTTTTGCTGCTTTGCTTCTGGACGTGGAAACAGTTGCCGCATATTCGTGAAGCACGCTTTCTTTCACTCATTTCAATATCTTTTCTACTTGTCCAAGCACTGATTGGAGCAGCAGCAGTAATGTGGGGACAGTCAAAATTCATCTTAGCAGCACATTTTGGAATTTCTTTAATATCTTTTGCTTCGGTTTTTCTTTTGACTTTGCTTATTTTTGAAGTGGATAAGAAATTTGACGCTTCGAAGCTGATCATACGCAAATCTCATAGAATTGAGATTTACTGTTTAATGGCCTACACACTCATCGCTGTATATACAGGAGCGCTCGTACGTCATGCTAAAGCAAACCTTGTATGTGGCGGATGGCCATTTTGTAATAATGCAGCTCCATTTGCTTTTAACTCTTACAATCATCTGCAATGGATACAAATGGGTCATCGGCTTGCTGCGCTTCTATTGTTTATATGGACATTATCCTTCTATATTAGAGTAAGGCGTACTTATCAGAATCAAATGACAATGAAACGCGGTTGGCAAATTACATTCCTACTTATTTGTATGCAAGTCGTTTTTGGAGCACTAATCATCTTCTCACAGCTTAATCTTGGGATAGCTCTTATGCATGCACTCGTTATTTCATGTTATTTCGGTATGATCAGCTATTTCGTACTTCTTTCTGAAAGAAGCGCATATTATGAGAAAAAAGCAAATGCTCCTCAATATGAAGAAGCTCAGCAAGCATAA
- a CDS encoding YlaI family protein, producing the protein MKATCILCNKIDDIDFDSLQAKNLRNRQERLHMCEECRERISKRTEERLATGNFRLFHHKKKKRQLIK; encoded by the coding sequence ATGAAAGCCACTTGCATTTTGTGCAATAAAATAGATGATATTGACTTCGATTCTCTTCAAGCTAAAAATCTCCGTAACCGCCAAGAAAGATTGCATATGTGTGAGGAATGCAGAGAACGGATCAGCAAACGGACTGAAGAGCGGCTTGCAACGGGAAATTTTAGATTATTTCATCACAAAAAGAAAAAACGACAGCTTATTAAATAA
- a CDS encoding FtsW/RodA/SpoVE family cell cycle protein produces MIRKLKEFDFILVFAPLLLAAFGMVMIYSSSMVTSIVEGQASTYYLMKQLQWFILGLAGMIFTSFFPYRNYQKMMKMLMLVVIVLLAGVLIFGETRNNARSWYSFGPVSLQPAEFAKLGLILYLSYIYSKKQAYIDQFAKAVVPPLVFMVFILLFIVAQPDLGTAAIILLIACTVIFSSGIRIRHLAFLGTVIGILLAVAIPFMVTDVRIARFTGAFKPFDAPDTGGYHLIQSYLAISGGGLTGTGLGQSIQKLGYLMEAHTDFIMAVIVEELGVFGLIIVFGLLALIILRGLHFARRSNDSFGSLLAIGITSMVAIQAFINLGAISGLLPITGVPLPFVSYGGSSLLVLLLSMGILNNIARSVRREEGKPMKLEIGEQHSAEKVLHNRGGKSWLKQEKSKRY; encoded by the coding sequence ATGATCCGAAAATTGAAAGAATTTGATTTTATTTTGGTGTTCGCACCTCTTCTTCTCGCAGCTTTCGGCATGGTCATGATCTACAGTTCCAGCATGGTTACATCCATTGTTGAAGGTCAAGCGAGCACGTACTACCTCATGAAGCAGCTCCAGTGGTTCATACTGGGTCTTGCGGGAATGATTTTCACCAGCTTCTTCCCGTACAGAAATTATCAAAAAATGATGAAAATGCTCATGTTAGTTGTTATTGTATTATTAGCTGGTGTTTTGATTTTTGGGGAAACGAGAAATAATGCAAGATCTTGGTATTCATTTGGCCCCGTGAGCCTTCAGCCTGCGGAATTTGCCAAATTAGGTTTGATTTTGTATCTCTCGTACATATATTCCAAAAAACAAGCCTATATTGACCAATTTGCAAAAGCGGTTGTACCTCCATTGGTATTCATGGTATTCATCCTGCTTTTCATCGTTGCCCAGCCGGATTTAGGTACGGCAGCAATCATTCTGCTCATTGCCTGTACTGTCATTTTCAGTTCAGGGATCCGTATTCGACATCTTGCCTTCCTTGGTACAGTGATTGGCATTCTCCTTGCTGTAGCGATTCCGTTTATGGTGACTGATGTCCGAATTGCTCGTTTTACTGGAGCATTCAAGCCATTTGATGCACCTGATACGGGTGGCTACCACCTGATTCAGTCATACTTGGCTATCAGCGGTGGAGGGCTGACGGGTACGGGCTTAGGTCAGAGTATTCAGAAACTTGGCTATCTGATGGAAGCCCATACCGATTTCATTATGGCGGTTATTGTCGAAGAGCTTGGAGTGTTTGGCCTTATTATCGTCTTTGGGCTGCTTGCTCTAATTATATTAAGGGGCTTGCATTTTGCCAGAAGATCTAACGACAGTTTTGGCTCTCTTCTAGCGATAGGCATCACTTCGATGGTAGCTATACAAGCGTTTATCAACCTTGGTGCCATCAGCGGACTTTTACCGATTACAGGTGTGCCGCTGCCATTCGTCAGTTATGGTGGTTCATCATTGCTCGTCCTCTTGTTATCGATGGGTATTTTGAACAACATCGCCAGATCTGTAAGAAGAGAAGAAGGAAAGCCGATGAAATTGGAAATCGGTGAGCAGCATTCAGCTGAAAAAGTATTACATAATAGAGGAGGAAAATCATGGCTGAAACAAGAGAAATCAAAAAGGTACTAG
- a CDS encoding TFIIB-type zinc ribbon-containing protein: MLVQYKCPNCGSDMEFDADSGTLSCPSCGRQENIETFPEENKIKEFSNEEVNEYHCENCGAEIITDSDTTATNCDFCGAPVVLADRLAGKLAPHEVIPFAITKEKAQEAFRKWCRNGRLTPKGFMTADRIKNITGIYVPFWLYDTETRAKVHAKATRVRTYTSGDYIYTETDHFELMRDVELHYNRVPTDASEKMNDQLMDKLEPFHYQGLKEFKMPYLTGYVAEKYNFDDKELFSRLKIKIDPYINSFVRSTMNGYSTVVPMEQQVNTKPKRASYALMPVWMVYYDYNQSVHTFAMNGQTGKVVGKPPISKGKVAAWFSSIAGGIFIAWKAFVLAAGGPLW; this comes from the coding sequence ATGCTCGTTCAGTACAAATGTCCGAACTGTGGGAGTGATATGGAATTCGACGCTGATAGCGGAACACTATCTTGCCCCAGCTGCGGCAGACAGGAAAATATCGAAACATTCCCAGAAGAAAACAAGATTAAGGAGTTCAGCAACGAGGAAGTCAATGAATACCATTGTGAAAATTGCGGTGCAGAGATTATAACTGATTCGGACACAACAGCGACGAATTGTGATTTTTGTGGAGCCCCAGTAGTACTTGCTGATAGATTGGCCGGCAAACTGGCACCTCATGAGGTCATTCCTTTTGCCATTACCAAAGAGAAGGCCCAGGAGGCATTTAGAAAATGGTGCCGGAACGGGAGACTTACTCCAAAAGGATTCATGACTGCAGACAGAATCAAGAATATAACTGGCATCTACGTTCCGTTCTGGTTGTATGACACAGAGACTAGGGCTAAAGTACACGCTAAGGCAACACGAGTCCGTACATATACAAGTGGCGATTATATTTACACAGAAACAGATCATTTTGAACTGATGCGCGATGTGGAATTGCACTATAATCGAGTTCCAACTGATGCATCGGAGAAAATGAACGATCAGTTGATGGATAAGCTGGAACCTTTTCATTATCAAGGTTTGAAAGAGTTCAAAATGCCATATTTAACCGGGTATGTGGCCGAAAAATACAATTTTGACGATAAAGAGTTATTTTCACGATTGAAAATAAAAATCGACCCTTATATCAACTCATTTGTCAGATCGACAATGAACGGTTACTCTACAGTTGTTCCAATGGAGCAACAAGTTAATACAAAGCCGAAACGGGCTTCATATGCACTCATGCCCGTCTGGATGGTTTACTACGATTACAACCAGTCTGTTCATACGTTTGCCATGAATGGGCAGACTGGAAAAGTCGTCGGCAAGCCACCAATTAGCAAAGGGAAAGTAGCCGCATGGTTTTCCAGTATTGCAGGAGGAATTTTTATTGCTTGGAAAGCCTTTGTGCTCGCTGCAGGAGGTCCTTTATGGTGA
- a CDS encoding SPFH domain-containing protein: protein MGFFKNQFADVVEWEEFRQDMIFWKWQEREIKRGSKLIIQMGQDAVFLRDGKIEGIFEKEGSYDIESQIVPFLSTLKGVKFGFNSGMRAEVLFVNTKTFVVKWGTKNAINIPTEQLPGGMPIRANGTFEFKVSDYVALIDKIAGIKQSYLVEDVKIRITAVLDQLLMKWISREGHDMFNLQANAGEIASGIREDLDMQVIDSGLSITNFTIMSFNYPKEIQDMITKNASHGMVSDLGKYQQIELTNGMASGKMQGGAASDMAGMMMGMNVAKEMMDNMNKNEKGKNQKDSDEQVQNVDPSGKMPNFCPNCGEKTTGSKFCPNCGQKLVP, encoded by the coding sequence ATGGGTTTTTTCAAAAATCAATTTGCAGATGTAGTAGAGTGGGAAGAATTCAGACAGGATATGATTTTTTGGAAATGGCAAGAACGTGAAATTAAGAGAGGCAGCAAGCTGATTATACAGATGGGTCAAGATGCTGTTTTTCTAAGAGACGGCAAGATCGAAGGGATTTTCGAGAAAGAAGGTAGTTATGATATTGAGTCTCAAATTGTTCCCTTTCTATCTACATTAAAGGGCGTTAAATTTGGATTTAATAGCGGGATGAGAGCGGAAGTGCTATTCGTTAACACAAAGACGTTTGTCGTAAAATGGGGCACGAAGAATGCCATAAATATCCCTACAGAGCAACTGCCAGGAGGCATGCCGATCCGTGCAAACGGCACATTCGAATTCAAGGTTTCCGATTATGTTGCGCTTATCGACAAGATTGCCGGGATTAAGCAAAGCTATCTCGTTGAAGATGTCAAAATTAGAATTACGGCTGTCCTTGATCAGCTGCTTATGAAATGGATTTCCCGAGAAGGGCATGACATGTTCAATTTGCAGGCAAATGCGGGTGAAATTGCATCAGGCATTCGTGAAGATCTTGACATGCAGGTTATTGATAGCGGGTTGTCTATTACGAACTTCACGATTATGAGCTTCAACTATCCGAAAGAGATTCAAGATATGATTACGAAAAATGCCTCACACGGAATGGTTTCCGATTTAGGCAAATACCAGCAGATCGAGCTTACAAATGGCATGGCTTCAGGCAAGATGCAGGGTGGAGCGGCTTCAGACATGGCTGGTATGATGATGGGTATGAACGTTGCTAAGGAAATGATGGACAATATGAACAAAAACGAGAAGGGGAAGAACCAAAAAGATTCAGATGAGCAAGTTCAGAATGTAGATCCATCTGGTAAAATGCCGAACTTCTGTCCGAATTGCGGGGAGAAAACGACTGGATCAAAATTCTGTCCAAATTGTGGTCAAAAGCTCGTACCCTGA
- a CDS encoding TPM domain-containing protein: MVSYSQKFAAFLVLMLVFLVVLPFGNKAEAAKQRVFDYGNLLSSAEKQKLEDSAAEYSSKRKIDFYIVTHVREQVGSQKAQIIMEDFYSEVLKAKGNAAILSYIDDVPGKKDLYIGGYKKAEKSLNNNRINTLLDKIVPYLAEDEYAKGFEKYLDLAYEYSGIRFGLNPESILFKTWFQLLIACSVAGIVLWIMLRDIGGKVTVSGATYRDAGQSKLLGKEDRYITTTVTRVRKPESNDNNNFGGGGMSGGGPSHSGGGRRF, from the coding sequence ATGGTGAGTTATTCCCAAAAATTCGCTGCGTTCCTAGTGCTCATGCTCGTCTTTTTAGTTGTTCTCCCATTCGGCAACAAAGCTGAAGCTGCCAAACAGAGGGTCTTTGACTATGGTAACTTATTATCCAGTGCGGAGAAGCAGAAGTTGGAAGACAGTGCGGCAGAATACAGCAGCAAGCGGAAGATTGATTTCTATATAGTCACTCATGTTCGTGAACAAGTGGGGAGCCAAAAAGCACAAATAATTATGGAAGATTTCTATTCAGAAGTATTAAAAGCTAAGGGTAATGCTGCCATCCTAAGTTATATCGACGATGTTCCCGGGAAGAAGGACCTGTATATTGGCGGCTATAAAAAAGCGGAGAAGAGTTTGAACAACAATCGAATCAACACACTTCTGGACAAAATTGTACCGTACTTAGCTGAAGATGAATATGCTAAAGGATTTGAGAAATATCTCGATTTAGCTTATGAATATTCTGGAATACGTTTTGGATTGAATCCAGAAAGCATATTGTTCAAAACATGGTTTCAACTGCTGATTGCTTGCAGTGTTGCAGGGATTGTATTGTGGATAATGCTTCGGGACATAGGTGGTAAAGTGACGGTTTCTGGCGCGACGTACAGAGATGCCGGTCAATCGAAGCTGCTTGGCAAGGAAGACAGATACATTACGACAACGGTTACTCGGGTTCGCAAACCTGAATCTAATGATAATAATAATTTTGGCGGCGGTGGAATGTCTGGAGGCGGTCCATCACATAGTGGAGGCGGACGCAGATTCTAA
- a CDS encoding PspA/IM30 family protein — MSILKRFTTIMSSNINSLLDKAEDPAKMVDQYLRDLNSDLGKVKAETASVMAEEQRSKRELDECTAEIDKMQKYAVKALQAGNEDDARKFLERKNVYTTKQQELQSAYELASTNAKQMREMHDKLVKDIGQLESRRQLIKSKAAVAKTQQRINNLGSSASGASDTMGAFSRMEERVNRSLDEANAMAELNRDDTDDIKDLTAKYDDDKNPVEDELEALKRQLAEDKE, encoded by the coding sequence ATGAGTATCCTAAAGCGATTTACTACGATTATGTCCAGTAATATCAATTCTCTTCTTGATAAAGCAGAGGACCCGGCAAAGATGGTAGACCAGTATTTGCGTGATTTGAACAGTGATCTCGGAAAGGTCAAAGCTGAAACAGCGTCCGTCATGGCTGAGGAACAAAGATCAAAGCGTGAATTGGATGAATGTACGGCTGAGATTGATAAAATGCAGAAGTATGCTGTAAAAGCTTTGCAGGCAGGCAATGAAGACGATGCACGCAAATTCCTTGAACGGAAAAATGTGTATACGACAAAGCAACAGGAATTGCAAAGTGCCTATGAGCTCGCGAGCACGAATGCAAAGCAGATGCGTGAGATGCACGATAAGCTTGTTAAAGATATTGGCCAGTTGGAATCACGCCGTCAACTGATCAAGAGCAAAGCTGCAGTAGCAAAGACACAGCAGCGTATTAATAATCTTGGATCCTCAGCAAGCGGAGCGAGTGATACGATGGGGGCCTTCAGCAGAATGGAAGAACGTGTAAATCGTTCGCTTGATGAAGCAAATGCGATGGCAGAGCTGAACCGTGATGATACTGATGACATTAAAGATTTAACTGCAAAATATGATGACGATAAGAATCCGGTGGAAGATGAACTGGAAGCACTAAAACGCCAGCTCGCAGAAGATAAAGAGTAA